A genomic region of Prionailurus viverrinus isolate Anna chromosome D4, UM_Priviv_1.0, whole genome shotgun sequence contains the following coding sequences:
- the PMPCA gene encoding mitochondrial-processing peptidase subunit alpha isoform X3 — MAAMALAAARLLLVRGSGSWRRSRLRSGAPAHRCFSSGGAYPGTPLSSPFPGVPQPVFATAGGQEKFETKVTTLDNGLRVASQNKFGQFCTVGILINSGSRYEAKYLSGIAHFLEKLAFSSTDRFDSKDEILLTLEKHGGICDCQTSRDTTMYAVSADSKGLDTVVGLLADVVLHPRLTDEEIEMARMAVQFELEDLNMRPDPEPLLTEMIHEAAYRENTVGLHRFCPTENIAKMDREVLHSYLRNYYTPDRMVLAGVGVEHEHLVECARKYLLGTQPAWGCEKAVDVDRSVAQYTGGVVKLERDMSNVSLGPAPFPELTHIMIGLESCSFLEDDFIPFAVLNMMMGGGGSFSAGGPGKGMFTRLYLHVLNRHHWMYNATSYHHSYEDTGLLCVHASADPRQVREMVEIITKEFILMAGTVDVVELERAKTQLMSMLMMNLESRPVIFEDVGRQVLATRSRKLPHELCALIRSPCG, encoded by the exons ATGGCGGCTATGGCGCTGGCGGCGGCGCGGCTGCTGCTGGTGCGCGGCTCGGGCTCGTGGCGCCGCTCGCGGCTGAG GTCCGGAGCTCCCGCACACAGATGCTTCAGTAGTGGCGGGGCCTACCCCGGCACCCcgctctcctcccccttccctggcgTGCCGCAGCCTGTTTTCGCTACGGCCGGTGGACAGGAAAAGTTTGAAACCAAAGTGACCACGCTGGATAACGGGCTTCGCGTGGCGTCCCAGAACAAGTTCGGACAGTTTTGTACGGTGGGAA tTCTTATTAATTCAGGATCAAGATACGAAGCCAAATATCTTAGTGGAATTGCTCACTTTTTGGAAAAATTGGCATTTTCG TCGACAGATCGATTTGACAGCAAAGATGAAATTCTGCTCACCTTGGAAAAGCACGGGGGTATCTGTGACTGCCAGACGTCAAG GGACACTACCATGTACGCCGTGTCTGCGGATTCCAAGGGCCTGGACACGGTGGTTGGTTTGCTGGCTGACGTGGTCCTGCACCCCAGGCTCACAG atgaggaaatcgagATGGCACGGATGGCTGTCCAGTTTGAGCTGGAGGACCTCAATATGCGGCCTGACCCAGAACCGCTCCTCACAGAGATGATTCACGAG GCTGCTTACCGGGAAAACACAGTTGGCCTCCACCGTTTCTGCCCCACAGAAAACATAGCAAAGATGGACCGAGAAGTGCTTCACTCCTACCTGAGAAACTATTACACCCCTGACCGCATGGTGCTGGCTGGGGTTGGGGTGGAGCACGAGCACCTGGTGGAATGTGCCAGAAAGTACCTGCTGGGAACCCAGCCGGCCTGGGGATGTGAGAAGGCTGTGGACGTCGACAGATCGGTGGCACAGTACACGGGGGGGGTTGTCAAG CTGGAGAGAGATATGTCCAACGTCAGTCTGGGCCCTGCCCCGTTCCCCGAGCTCACGCACATCATGATAGGACTGGAGAGCTGTTCCTTCTTG GAGGACGATTTCATCCCCTTCGCCGTGCTGAACATGATGATGGGGGGCGGCGGCTCCTTTTCGGCTGGCGGGCCCGGCAAGGGTATGTTTACCAGGCTCTACCTCCACGTGCTCAACAG GCACCACTGGATGTACAACGCAACCTCGTACCACCACAGCTACGAGGACACGGGCCTCCTGTGCGTCCACGCCAGCGCCGACCCCAGACAG GTTCGAGAAATGGTGGAGATCATCACGAAGGAGTTCATTTTAATGGCTGGAACCGTGGATGTG GTGGAGCTGGAGCGGGCCAAGACCCAGCTGATGTCCATGCTCATGATGAACCTGGAGTCCAGGCCTGTGATCTTCGAGGACGTGGGGAGGCAGGTGCTGGCGACCCGTTCCAGAAAGCTGCCCCATGAGCTGTGTGCGCTCATCC GCTCTCCGTGTGGGTAA
- the PMPCA gene encoding mitochondrial-processing peptidase subunit alpha isoform X2, which translates to MAAMALAAARLLLVRGSGSWRRSRLRSGAPAHRCFSSGGAYPGTPLSSPFPGVPQPVFATAGGQEKFETKVTTLDNGLRVASQNKFGQFCTVGILINSGSRYEAKYLSGIAHFLEKLAFSSTDRFDSKDEILLTLEKHGGICDCQTSRDTTMYAVSADSKGLDTVVGLLADVVLHPRLTDEEIEMARMAVQFELEDLNMRPDPEPLLTEMIHEAAYRENTVGLHRFCPTENIAKMDREVLHSYLRNYYTPDRMVLAGVGVEHEHLVECARKYLLGTQPAWGCEKAVDVDRSVAQYTGGVVKLERDMSNVSLGPAPFPELTHIMIGLESCSFLEDDFIPFAVLNMMMGGGGSFSAGGPGKGMFTRLYLHVLNRHHWMYNATSYHHSYEDTGLLCVHASADPRQVREMVEIITKEFILMAGTVDVVELERAKTQLMSMLMMNLESRPVIFEDVGRQVLATRSRKLPHELCALIRSVKPEDIRRVASQMLRRKPAVAALGDLSNLPAYEHIQAALASGDGRLPRTYRLFR; encoded by the exons ATGGCGGCTATGGCGCTGGCGGCGGCGCGGCTGCTGCTGGTGCGCGGCTCGGGCTCGTGGCGCCGCTCGCGGCTGAG GTCCGGAGCTCCCGCACACAGATGCTTCAGTAGTGGCGGGGCCTACCCCGGCACCCcgctctcctcccccttccctggcgTGCCGCAGCCTGTTTTCGCTACGGCCGGTGGACAGGAAAAGTTTGAAACCAAAGTGACCACGCTGGATAACGGGCTTCGCGTGGCGTCCCAGAACAAGTTCGGACAGTTTTGTACGGTGGGAA tTCTTATTAATTCAGGATCAAGATACGAAGCCAAATATCTTAGTGGAATTGCTCACTTTTTGGAAAAATTGGCATTTTCG TCGACAGATCGATTTGACAGCAAAGATGAAATTCTGCTCACCTTGGAAAAGCACGGGGGTATCTGTGACTGCCAGACGTCAAG GGACACTACCATGTACGCCGTGTCTGCGGATTCCAAGGGCCTGGACACGGTGGTTGGTTTGCTGGCTGACGTGGTCCTGCACCCCAGGCTCACAG atgaggaaatcgagATGGCACGGATGGCTGTCCAGTTTGAGCTGGAGGACCTCAATATGCGGCCTGACCCAGAACCGCTCCTCACAGAGATGATTCACGAG GCTGCTTACCGGGAAAACACAGTTGGCCTCCACCGTTTCTGCCCCACAGAAAACATAGCAAAGATGGACCGAGAAGTGCTTCACTCCTACCTGAGAAACTATTACACCCCTGACCGCATGGTGCTGGCTGGGGTTGGGGTGGAGCACGAGCACCTGGTGGAATGTGCCAGAAAGTACCTGCTGGGAACCCAGCCGGCCTGGGGATGTGAGAAGGCTGTGGACGTCGACAGATCGGTGGCACAGTACACGGGGGGGGTTGTCAAG CTGGAGAGAGATATGTCCAACGTCAGTCTGGGCCCTGCCCCGTTCCCCGAGCTCACGCACATCATGATAGGACTGGAGAGCTGTTCCTTCTTG GAGGACGATTTCATCCCCTTCGCCGTGCTGAACATGATGATGGGGGGCGGCGGCTCCTTTTCGGCTGGCGGGCCCGGCAAGGGTATGTTTACCAGGCTCTACCTCCACGTGCTCAACAG GCACCACTGGATGTACAACGCAACCTCGTACCACCACAGCTACGAGGACACGGGCCTCCTGTGCGTCCACGCCAGCGCCGACCCCAGACAG GTTCGAGAAATGGTGGAGATCATCACGAAGGAGTTCATTTTAATGGCTGGAACCGTGGATGTG GTGGAGCTGGAGCGGGCCAAGACCCAGCTGATGTCCATGCTCATGATGAACCTGGAGTCCAGGCCTGTGATCTTCGAGGACGTGGGGAGGCAGGTGCTGGCGACCCGTTCCAGAAAGCTGCCCCATGAGCTGTGTGCGCTCATCC GCAGCGTGAAGCCAGAAGACATCCGGAGAGTTGCCTCCCAGATGCTCCGCAGGAAGCCCGCGGTGGCCGCCCTGGGCGACCTGAGCAACCTGCCGGCCTACGAGCACATCCAGGCGGCGCTGGCCAGCGGGGACGGGCGCCTGCCCAGGACGTACCGGCTGTTCCGCTAG
- the ENTR1 gene encoding endosome-associated-trafficking regulator 1 isoform X2 produces the protein MAGYARRPGVPPLSRARSLVIPDAPAFCERRSCLPQLDCERPHGRDLDSHFFGIRPTFMCYVPSPVLASVGDTDFGYGKGKCTKQGPPGAQETHFGDDKLEDLAEANPFSFKEFLKTKNLGLSGEDTANNRVYSKEPTRHPLGLGRDSPTPQTVGYGLEYQQPFFEDPTGAGDLLDEDEDEDEGWNGAYLPSSVEQTRSLGGAASTSPCSTYVSFFSTPSELVGPETLPPWTLSDSDSRASPAGSPSADFAAPGESLGDRHLRTLQISYEALKDENSKLRRKLTEVQSFSETQTEMVRTLERKLEAKMIREESDYRDLESVVQQKRAVKAENHILKLKQEISLLQAQVSNFKRENEALRSGQGASLTIVKHNTDVALQNLRVVMNNAHSSIKQLVSGAETLNLVAEILKSIDRISEIQDEEEES, from the exons ATGGCCGGCTACGCGCGCCGCCCTGGCGTCCCCCCGCTGTCGCGAGCCCGGAGCCTCGTCATTCCGGACG CTCCTGCGTTCTGTGAGCGCCGGTCTTGTCTCCCCCAGCTAGACTGTGAGCGCCCCCATGGCAGGGACCTGGACTCCCACTTCTTCGGCATTCGGCCGACGTTTATGTGCTATGTGCCCAGTCCGGTGCTAGCTTCCGTGGGAGACACAG ATTTTGGCTACGGAAAGGGGAAATGCACTAAGCAAGGTCCGCCAGGAGCCCAGGAGACACATTTTGGAG ATGATAAGCTTGAAGATCTCGCAGAGGCCAACCCGTTCTCCTTCAAAGAGTTTCTGAAAACCAAGAACCTCGGCCTGTCGGGAGAAGACACCGCCAACAACAGGGTTTATTCAAAG GAACCCACGAGGCACCCACTGGGACTCGGCCGCGACTCCCCAACCCCCCAGACCGTGGGGTATGGCCTGGAATATCAGCAGCCATTTTTCGAAGACCCTACGGGGGCTGGCGACCTTCtggacgaggacgaggacgaggacgagggGTGGAACGGGGCCTACTTGCCGTCCAGCGTGGAGCAGACCCGCTCCTTGGGAGGCGCCGCCAGCACGTCGCCCTGCAGCACATACGTCTCCTTCTTCTCCACCCCGTCAGAGCTGGTGGGGCCCGAGACCCTGCCCCCATGGACACTGAGTGACTCGGACTCCCGCGCCTCTCCGGCGGGGAGCCCCAGCGCAGATTTCGCGGCTCCCGGAGAGTCTCTGGGAGACAGGCACCTGCGGACGCTGCAGATAAGCTACGAAGCC cTGAAAGATGAAAATTCTAAGCTGAGAAGAAAGCTGACTGAGGTTCAGAGCTTCTCTGAAACTCAAACAGAAAT GGTGAGGACGCTGGAGCGGAAGCTGGAAGCAAAAATGATAAGGGAGGAGAGTGACTACCGAGATCTGGAGTCCGTGGTCCAGCAG aAACGAGCTGTAAAGGCGGAAAATCACATCCTGAAACTGAAGCAGGAAATAAGCTTGCTGCAG GCGCAGGTCTCTAACTTCAAGCGCGAGAATGAGGCCTTGCGGTCCGGCCAGGGTGCCAGCCTGACGATAGTGAAGCACAACACCGACGTGGCCTTGCAGAACCTTCGCGTCGTCATGAACAACGCCCACTCCTCCATAAA GCAGCTGGTTTCTGGAGCCGAAACGTTGAATCTTGTGGCCGAAATCCTTAAATCCATAGACAGAATTTCCGAAATTCAAGATGAGGAAGAGGAGTCTTGA
- the ENTR1 gene encoding endosome-associated-trafficking regulator 1 isoform X1, with product MAGYARRPGVPPLSRARSLVIPDAPAFCERRSCLPQLDCERPHGRDLDSHFFGIRPTFMCYVPSPVLASVGDTDFGYGKGKCTKQGPPGAQETHFGDDKLEDLAEANPFSFKEFLKTKNLGLSGEDTANNRVYSKEPTRHPLGLGRDSPTPQTVGYGLEYQQPFFEDPTGAGDLLDEDEDEDEGWNGAYLPSSVEQTRSLGGAASTSPCSTYVSFFSTPSELVGPETLPPWTLSDSDSRASPAGSPSADFAAPGESLGDRHLRTLQISYEALKDENSKLRRKLTEVQSFSETQTEMVRTLERKLEAKMIREESDYRDLESVVQQVEQNLELMTKRAVKAENHILKLKQEISLLQAQVSNFKRENEALRSGQGASLTIVKHNTDVALQNLRVVMNNAHSSIKQLVSGAETLNLVAEILKSIDRISEIQDEEEES from the exons ATGGCCGGCTACGCGCGCCGCCCTGGCGTCCCCCCGCTGTCGCGAGCCCGGAGCCTCGTCATTCCGGACG CTCCTGCGTTCTGTGAGCGCCGGTCTTGTCTCCCCCAGCTAGACTGTGAGCGCCCCCATGGCAGGGACCTGGACTCCCACTTCTTCGGCATTCGGCCGACGTTTATGTGCTATGTGCCCAGTCCGGTGCTAGCTTCCGTGGGAGACACAG ATTTTGGCTACGGAAAGGGGAAATGCACTAAGCAAGGTCCGCCAGGAGCCCAGGAGACACATTTTGGAG ATGATAAGCTTGAAGATCTCGCAGAGGCCAACCCGTTCTCCTTCAAAGAGTTTCTGAAAACCAAGAACCTCGGCCTGTCGGGAGAAGACACCGCCAACAACAGGGTTTATTCAAAG GAACCCACGAGGCACCCACTGGGACTCGGCCGCGACTCCCCAACCCCCCAGACCGTGGGGTATGGCCTGGAATATCAGCAGCCATTTTTCGAAGACCCTACGGGGGCTGGCGACCTTCtggacgaggacgaggacgaggacgagggGTGGAACGGGGCCTACTTGCCGTCCAGCGTGGAGCAGACCCGCTCCTTGGGAGGCGCCGCCAGCACGTCGCCCTGCAGCACATACGTCTCCTTCTTCTCCACCCCGTCAGAGCTGGTGGGGCCCGAGACCCTGCCCCCATGGACACTGAGTGACTCGGACTCCCGCGCCTCTCCGGCGGGGAGCCCCAGCGCAGATTTCGCGGCTCCCGGAGAGTCTCTGGGAGACAGGCACCTGCGGACGCTGCAGATAAGCTACGAAGCC cTGAAAGATGAAAATTCTAAGCTGAGAAGAAAGCTGACTGAGGTTCAGAGCTTCTCTGAAACTCAAACAGAAAT GGTGAGGACGCTGGAGCGGAAGCTGGAAGCAAAAATGATAAGGGAGGAGAGTGACTACCGAGATCTGGAGTCCGTGGTCCAGCAGGTGGAGCAGAACCTGGAGCTGATGACA aAACGAGCTGTAAAGGCGGAAAATCACATCCTGAAACTGAAGCAGGAAATAAGCTTGCTGCAG GCGCAGGTCTCTAACTTCAAGCGCGAGAATGAGGCCTTGCGGTCCGGCCAGGGTGCCAGCCTGACGATAGTGAAGCACAACACCGACGTGGCCTTGCAGAACCTTCGCGTCGTCATGAACAACGCCCACTCCTCCATAAA GCAGCTGGTTTCTGGAGCCGAAACGTTGAATCTTGTGGCCGAAATCCTTAAATCCATAGACAGAATTTCCGAAATTCAAGATGAGGAAGAGGAGTCTTGA
- the ENTR1 gene encoding endosome-associated-trafficking regulator 1 isoform X3: MAGYARRPGVPPLSRARSLVIPDGERPGGTAGPSPPGPGAAPDPPGRAPDFGYGKGKCTKQGPPGAQETHFGDDKLEDLAEANPFSFKEFLKTKNLGLSGEDTANNRVYSKEPTRHPLGLGRDSPTPQTVGYGLEYQQPFFEDPTGAGDLLDEDEDEDEGWNGAYLPSSVEQTRSLGGAASTSPCSTYVSFFSTPSELVGPETLPPWTLSDSDSRASPAGSPSADFAAPGESLGDRHLRTLQISYEALKDENSKLRRKLTEVQSFSETQTEMVRTLERKLEAKMIREESDYRDLESVVQQVEQNLELMTKRAVKAENHILKLKQEISLLQAQVSNFKRENEALRSGQGASLTIVKHNTDVALQNLRVVMNNAHSSIKQLVSGAETLNLVAEILKSIDRISEIQDEEEES, from the exons ATGGCCGGCTACGCGCGCCGCCCTGGCGTCCCCCCGCTGTCGCGAGCCCGGAGCCTCGTCATTCCGGACGGTGAGCGGCCGGGCGGGACGGCGGGGCCGAGCCCGCCGGGCCCCGGGGCCGCCCCCGACCCGCCGGGACGGGCTCCAG ATTTTGGCTACGGAAAGGGGAAATGCACTAAGCAAGGTCCGCCAGGAGCCCAGGAGACACATTTTGGAG ATGATAAGCTTGAAGATCTCGCAGAGGCCAACCCGTTCTCCTTCAAAGAGTTTCTGAAAACCAAGAACCTCGGCCTGTCGGGAGAAGACACCGCCAACAACAGGGTTTATTCAAAG GAACCCACGAGGCACCCACTGGGACTCGGCCGCGACTCCCCAACCCCCCAGACCGTGGGGTATGGCCTGGAATATCAGCAGCCATTTTTCGAAGACCCTACGGGGGCTGGCGACCTTCtggacgaggacgaggacgaggacgagggGTGGAACGGGGCCTACTTGCCGTCCAGCGTGGAGCAGACCCGCTCCTTGGGAGGCGCCGCCAGCACGTCGCCCTGCAGCACATACGTCTCCTTCTTCTCCACCCCGTCAGAGCTGGTGGGGCCCGAGACCCTGCCCCCATGGACACTGAGTGACTCGGACTCCCGCGCCTCTCCGGCGGGGAGCCCCAGCGCAGATTTCGCGGCTCCCGGAGAGTCTCTGGGAGACAGGCACCTGCGGACGCTGCAGATAAGCTACGAAGCC cTGAAAGATGAAAATTCTAAGCTGAGAAGAAAGCTGACTGAGGTTCAGAGCTTCTCTGAAACTCAAACAGAAAT GGTGAGGACGCTGGAGCGGAAGCTGGAAGCAAAAATGATAAGGGAGGAGAGTGACTACCGAGATCTGGAGTCCGTGGTCCAGCAGGTGGAGCAGAACCTGGAGCTGATGACA aAACGAGCTGTAAAGGCGGAAAATCACATCCTGAAACTGAAGCAGGAAATAAGCTTGCTGCAG GCGCAGGTCTCTAACTTCAAGCGCGAGAATGAGGCCTTGCGGTCCGGCCAGGGTGCCAGCCTGACGATAGTGAAGCACAACACCGACGTGGCCTTGCAGAACCTTCGCGTCGTCATGAACAACGCCCACTCCTCCATAAA GCAGCTGGTTTCTGGAGCCGAAACGTTGAATCTTGTGGCCGAAATCCTTAAATCCATAGACAGAATTTCCGAAATTCAAGATGAGGAAGAGGAGTCTTGA
- the PMPCA gene encoding mitochondrial-processing peptidase subunit alpha isoform X1, giving the protein MAAMALAAARLLLVRGSGSWRRSRLRSGAPAHRCFSSGGAYPGTPLSSPFPGVPQPVFATAGGQEKFETKVTTLDNGLRVASQNKFGQFCTVGILINSGSRYEAKYLSGIAHFLEKLAFSSTDRFDSKDEILLTLEKHGGICDCQTSRDTTMYAVSADSKGLDTVVGLLADVVLHPRLTDEEIEMARMAVQFELEDLNMRPDPEPLLTEMIHEAAYRENTVGLHRFCPTENIAKMDREVLHSYLRNYYTPDRMVLAGVGVEHEHLVECARKYLLGTQPAWGCEKAVDVDRSVAQYTGGVVKLERDMSNVSLGPAPFPELTHIMIGLESCSFLEDDFIPFAVLNMMMGGGGSFSAGGPGKGMFTRLYLHVLNRHHWMYNATSYHHSYEDTGLLCVHASADPRQVREMVEIITKEFILMAGTVDVVELERAKTQLMSMLMMNLESRPVIFEDVGRQVLATRSRKLPHELCALIREYRAGGRAQTRLPPFPPRGRPAGGGVMPAGFRLCQPYFVSLSTDPCAPKFSPFSLPLWVFKRIRRDDGRKCSARGSNGAALCGVVAGVLAAGAHGLP; this is encoded by the exons ATGGCGGCTATGGCGCTGGCGGCGGCGCGGCTGCTGCTGGTGCGCGGCTCGGGCTCGTGGCGCCGCTCGCGGCTGAG GTCCGGAGCTCCCGCACACAGATGCTTCAGTAGTGGCGGGGCCTACCCCGGCACCCcgctctcctcccccttccctggcgTGCCGCAGCCTGTTTTCGCTACGGCCGGTGGACAGGAAAAGTTTGAAACCAAAGTGACCACGCTGGATAACGGGCTTCGCGTGGCGTCCCAGAACAAGTTCGGACAGTTTTGTACGGTGGGAA tTCTTATTAATTCAGGATCAAGATACGAAGCCAAATATCTTAGTGGAATTGCTCACTTTTTGGAAAAATTGGCATTTTCG TCGACAGATCGATTTGACAGCAAAGATGAAATTCTGCTCACCTTGGAAAAGCACGGGGGTATCTGTGACTGCCAGACGTCAAG GGACACTACCATGTACGCCGTGTCTGCGGATTCCAAGGGCCTGGACACGGTGGTTGGTTTGCTGGCTGACGTGGTCCTGCACCCCAGGCTCACAG atgaggaaatcgagATGGCACGGATGGCTGTCCAGTTTGAGCTGGAGGACCTCAATATGCGGCCTGACCCAGAACCGCTCCTCACAGAGATGATTCACGAG GCTGCTTACCGGGAAAACACAGTTGGCCTCCACCGTTTCTGCCCCACAGAAAACATAGCAAAGATGGACCGAGAAGTGCTTCACTCCTACCTGAGAAACTATTACACCCCTGACCGCATGGTGCTGGCTGGGGTTGGGGTGGAGCACGAGCACCTGGTGGAATGTGCCAGAAAGTACCTGCTGGGAACCCAGCCGGCCTGGGGATGTGAGAAGGCTGTGGACGTCGACAGATCGGTGGCACAGTACACGGGGGGGGTTGTCAAG CTGGAGAGAGATATGTCCAACGTCAGTCTGGGCCCTGCCCCGTTCCCCGAGCTCACGCACATCATGATAGGACTGGAGAGCTGTTCCTTCTTG GAGGACGATTTCATCCCCTTCGCCGTGCTGAACATGATGATGGGGGGCGGCGGCTCCTTTTCGGCTGGCGGGCCCGGCAAGGGTATGTTTACCAGGCTCTACCTCCACGTGCTCAACAG GCACCACTGGATGTACAACGCAACCTCGTACCACCACAGCTACGAGGACACGGGCCTCCTGTGCGTCCACGCCAGCGCCGACCCCAGACAG GTTCGAGAAATGGTGGAGATCATCACGAAGGAGTTCATTTTAATGGCTGGAACCGTGGATGTG GTGGAGCTGGAGCGGGCCAAGACCCAGCTGATGTCCATGCTCATGATGAACCTGGAGTCCAGGCCTGTGATCTTCGAGGACGTGGGGAGGCAGGTGCTGGCGACCCGTTCCAGAAAGCTGCCCCATGAGCTGTGTGCGCTCATCCGTGAGTACCGTGCCGGCGGGCGGGCCCAGACccggctccctcccttccctcccagagGCCGGCCAGCCGGAGGAGGTGTGATGCCTGCGGGCTTTCGTCTGTGCCAGCCCTACTTCGTGTCCCTGAGCACTGACCCCTGTGCCCCCAAGTTTTCACCCTTTTCCCTACCGCTCTGGGTTTTTAAGCGGATTCGCCGAGATGATGGACGGAAATGCTCCGCTCGGGGCTCGAACGGTGCTGCCCTTTGTGGTGTTGTGGCAGGTGTCTTGGCCGCAGGTGCCCATGGCCTCCCGTGA